A genomic stretch from Chitinophaga agri includes:
- a CDS encoding heavy metal translocating P-type ATPase — MATANGHITKEIFPVLEMSCAACAASVATMLQSTPGVQEASVNYADQTARVVYNSDSVTPEGLRNVIRSIGYDLVIDTHNREQVQEQAQKDHYRALQQRTIASLILSAPVVLIGMFFMDMPYANWIMLLLSTPVIFYLGRSFFVNAWKQARHRKANMDTLVALSTGIAWLFSVFNTVYPAYWHARGLHAHVYFEAAAVVVAFISLGRLLEEKAKSNTSAALKKLMGLQPATAFVVRAGSATEIPLSDVQKGDVLLVKPGARIPVDGQVVSGSSWVDESMITGEPVPALKETGGAVFAGTINQQGSFHFTAEKVGGDTVLAQIIRMVREAQGSRAPVQQLVDKIAGIFVPVVIGIAILTFVIWMVAGGENAFTHGLLSAVTVLVIACPCALGLATPTAIMVGVGKGAEHNMLIRDAESLELAHKVNALVLDKTGTITEGRPTVTDSYFVTVDEAEAAQRILLSIEQQSEHPLAAAIVQALQEKGVTPLPAAALSAVESITGKGIQAVYQGVKYLAGNLVLLQENNIIPEPALAKKISEWQSAARTVIAFAGEKKILAIVAIEDKMKATSPAAVAALQQQGITVYMLTGDNEHTAAAVARQAGIKHYKAGVLPAEKAAFVKALQEEGKVVAMAGDGINDSHALAQADVSIAMGKGTDIAMDVAKMTLITSDLNVIPKALQLSCKTVRTIRQNLFWAFIYNVIGIPLAAGVLFPVNGFLLNPMIAGAAMALSSVSVVSNSLRLKWSKL, encoded by the coding sequence ATGGCTACAGCAAACGGACATATAACAAAAGAGATCTTTCCTGTACTGGAGATGAGCTGTGCGGCATGTGCAGCCAGCGTGGCTACTATGTTGCAATCAACACCAGGCGTACAGGAGGCATCCGTCAACTACGCTGATCAGACGGCCCGCGTCGTCTATAACAGTGATAGCGTGACGCCTGAAGGCCTGCGGAACGTTATACGCAGCATTGGTTACGACCTGGTGATAGACACGCATAATCGCGAACAGGTGCAGGAGCAGGCGCAAAAAGACCATTACAGGGCATTGCAGCAGCGTACAATCGCCTCACTCATATTATCAGCACCGGTGGTATTGATTGGCATGTTCTTCATGGATATGCCTTATGCAAACTGGATCATGCTGCTTTTATCTACGCCCGTTATCTTTTACCTGGGGCGTTCTTTCTTCGTTAATGCATGGAAGCAGGCCCGTCACAGGAAAGCCAACATGGATACATTGGTGGCACTGAGTACAGGGATTGCCTGGCTATTCAGTGTATTTAATACCGTTTACCCTGCTTACTGGCATGCCAGAGGTTTGCATGCGCATGTATACTTTGAAGCAGCAGCTGTGGTAGTGGCATTTATATCACTGGGCAGACTACTGGAAGAGAAGGCGAAATCAAATACTTCCGCTGCACTGAAAAAGCTGATGGGGCTACAACCTGCGACAGCCTTTGTGGTAAGGGCAGGAAGTGCTACCGAGATACCGCTGAGTGATGTACAGAAAGGAGATGTGCTGCTGGTAAAACCAGGAGCGCGTATACCGGTGGATGGGCAGGTAGTCAGCGGCAGTTCATGGGTGGATGAAAGTATGATCACCGGAGAACCGGTACCTGCACTGAAAGAAACAGGAGGAGCGGTATTTGCCGGTACCATTAATCAGCAGGGCAGCTTCCACTTTACAGCAGAAAAGGTAGGTGGAGATACGGTGTTAGCGCAGATCATCCGCATGGTCAGAGAAGCGCAGGGCAGCAGGGCGCCTGTGCAGCAGTTGGTAGATAAGATCGCAGGTATCTTTGTGCCTGTTGTTATTGGTATTGCTATACTCACGTTTGTCATCTGGATGGTGGCAGGAGGAGAGAATGCATTTACGCATGGCTTACTCTCGGCTGTGACGGTGCTGGTCATTGCATGTCCTTGTGCATTAGGGCTGGCAACGCCTACGGCTATTATGGTCGGTGTGGGGAAAGGAGCAGAGCACAACATGCTGATCCGTGATGCGGAGAGTCTTGAACTGGCACATAAGGTAAATGCGCTGGTGCTGGATAAGACCGGAACTATTACCGAAGGAAGGCCCACCGTGACAGACAGTTACTTTGTAACTGTGGATGAGGCGGAAGCAGCTCAGCGTATCCTGTTGAGTATAGAACAGCAGTCGGAACATCCGCTGGCGGCGGCAATTGTACAGGCATTACAGGAGAAGGGCGTGACGCCGTTGCCTGCGGCTGCATTATCCGCAGTAGAAAGTATTACAGGCAAAGGTATCCAGGCAGTGTATCAGGGTGTGAAATACCTCGCGGGTAATCTGGTATTGCTACAGGAGAATAATATTATACCGGAACCGGCCCTGGCAAAAAAGATCAGCGAGTGGCAGTCAGCTGCCCGAACGGTGATCGCGTTTGCGGGAGAGAAAAAGATACTGGCAATCGTAGCCATAGAAGATAAAATGAAGGCTACTTCTCCGGCAGCGGTGGCCGCTTTACAGCAGCAAGGTATTACGGTATACATGCTGACGGGAGATAATGAGCATACAGCCGCAGCAGTAGCACGTCAGGCCGGTATAAAGCATTATAAGGCTGGAGTATTACCTGCGGAAAAAGCGGCATTTGTGAAGGCTTTGCAGGAAGAGGGTAAGGTAGTCGCGATGGCTGGAGACGGTATTAATGACAGTCATGCACTGGCGCAGGCAGATGTCAGTATTGCGATGGGAAAGGGAACTGACATAGCAATGGATGTGGCAAAAATGACACTGATCACTTCCGATCTGAATGTGATCCCGAAGGCACTGCAACTATCCTGCAAGACAGTCCGCACGATCCGTCAGAACCTTTTCTGGGCGTTTATCTACAATGTTATCGGTATTCCGCTGGCAGCGGGCGTACTGTTCCCAGTCAACGGATTTCTGCTGAACCCGATGATTGCAGGCGCAGCGATGGCATTGAGCTCCGTGTCAGTGGTGAGTAACAGTTTACGGTTAAAATGGTCAAAACTTTAA